A single genomic interval of Nitrospiria bacterium harbors:
- a CDS encoding patatin-like phospholipase family protein, whose amino-acid sequence MRFWEKLRARLQGRPKSPPRVALVLGGGAARGFAHVGVIRVLEREKIPIDMIVGTSVGSLIGAIYAAGAAGPNLERIALQLERDDLVDYSILALRKGLIIGDRLERFVSEKVGVSRIEDLKLPFAAVATDIRTGERVILDRGPLATAVHASCALPAVFQPVELDGKLLVDGGVLEPLPVPTAKFLGADVTIAVDVGTRIKKIQSSDVVTVVIQALSISGAEMRRRHALEADVLIHPDVNGVGAFDFAQKERCVEAGAAAAREALPRIREVLSARRILPRRS is encoded by the coding sequence ATGCGTTTCTGGGAAAAACTTCGGGCCCGCCTTCAAGGCCGCCCCAAGTCCCCGCCCCGGGTGGCCCTCGTCCTCGGCGGCGGCGCGGCGCGGGGCTTCGCCCACGTCGGGGTGATCCGCGTCCTGGAACGGGAGAAGATCCCGATCGACATGATCGTGGGCACCAGCGTGGGCAGCCTCATCGGGGCGATCTACGCCGCGGGCGCGGCCGGCCCGAACCTGGAAAGGATCGCCCTCCAACTGGAGCGGGACGACCTGGTGGACTACTCCATCCTCGCGCTCAGGAAGGGACTGATCATCGGAGACCGGCTGGAGCGCTTCGTCTCGGAGAAGGTGGGCGTTTCGCGCATCGAGGATCTCAAGCTTCCCTTCGCGGCCGTCGCGACCGATATCCGGACCGGCGAGCGCGTCATCCTGGACCGCGGCCCTCTGGCGACCGCCGTGCATGCCAGTTGCGCGCTGCCGGCCGTCTTCCAGCCGGTCGAACTGGACGGGAAGCTTCTGGTCGACGGCGGCGTGCTGGAACCGCTTCCGGTGCCCACGGCCAAATTCCTCGGAGCGGACGTGACGATCGCGGTGGACGTCGGGACCCGGATCAAGAAGATCCAGTCCTCGGACGTCGTGACCGTCGTGATTCAGGCGCTCAGCATTTCGGGGGCCGAGATGCGGCGGCGCCACGCGCTGGAGGCCGACGTGTTGATCCATCCCGACGTCAACGGGGTCGGCGCCTTTGATTTCGCTCAAAAGGAACGCTGCGTGGAGGCCGGGGCGGCCGCCGCCCGCGAAGCCCTCCCCCGCATCCGCGAAGTTCTAAGCGCCCGCCGCATCCTCCCCCGCCGATCGTAA
- a CDS encoding DEAD/DEAH box helicase, with protein MTFEEMGLAPEILRAVKAKNYENPTPIQEQAIPAVLEGKDVIGCAQTGTGKTAGFTLPILHKLREGRSPSLRVLVLVPTRELAAQVYESVRTYGRFLRLRTAVVFGGVNLDRQTTTLRQGADILVATPGRLLDHMRQGHLNFRSLEVLVIDEADRMLDMGFIPDVRTIIKNLPLQRQTLFFSATMPEEIRKLSHEILKHPVMIQIARQGTPADGVRQVVYPVDASRKRDLLLHLIEKEKMDHVLVFTRTKHRADHLARQLEGKGKRVAALHSNKSQNARTRTLDDFRRGAIQVLVATNIAARGLDVKGISHVVNYEFPDSPEDYVHRIGRTARAEATGDAISLMSPNERGNLRDIERLIGSKIPQVTITGFESRGEVQEEAPRRSFRPRNSNGGGPSKWRRPIFQR; from the coding sequence ATGACGTTTGAAGAAATGGGGCTTGCCCCGGAAATTCTACGCGCCGTCAAGGCGAAAAATTATGAAAACCCGACCCCGATCCAGGAACAGGCCATCCCGGCCGTTCTGGAGGGAAAGGACGTGATCGGCTGCGCCCAGACCGGAACCGGCAAGACGGCCGGTTTCACCCTGCCGATTCTGCACAAGCTGCGCGAGGGACGTTCCCCGTCGCTTCGCGTGCTGGTGCTCGTTCCCACGCGCGAGCTGGCGGCGCAGGTGTATGAAAGCGTCCGGACCTACGGCCGCTTCCTGCGGCTGCGGACCGCGGTCGTCTTCGGCGGCGTGAACCTCGATCGGCAGACGACGACGCTCCGTCAAGGGGCGGACATCCTTGTGGCGACCCCGGGCCGCTTGCTGGACCATATGCGGCAGGGCCATCTGAATTTCAGAAGCCTCGAGGTGTTGGTGATCGACGAGGCGGACCGGATGCTCGACATGGGCTTCATTCCGGACGTCCGGACGATCATCAAGAATCTCCCGCTTCAGCGGCAGACGCTTTTCTTCTCGGCCACCATGCCGGAAGAGATCCGGAAGCTTTCGCATGAAATTTTGAAGCACCCGGTCATGATCCAGATCGCGCGGCAGGGGACGCCGGCCGACGGGGTCCGTCAGGTGGTCTATCCGGTGGACGCTTCGCGAAAGCGGGACCTTCTTCTCCATCTGATTGAAAAGGAAAAGATGGACCATGTGCTCGTCTTCACGCGCACGAAGCACCGCGCGGACCATCTGGCGCGCCAGCTCGAGGGAAAGGGAAAACGGGTGGCGGCCCTTCACAGCAACAAGAGCCAGAATGCGCGGACCCGAACGCTGGACGACTTCCGGAGAGGCGCGATCCAGGTGCTGGTCGCGACGAACATCGCCGCGCGCGGACTGGACGTCAAGGGGATTTCGCACGTGGTGAATTACGAGTTTCCGGACTCACCGGAGGATTATGTCCACCGGATCGGAAGGACCGCCCGCGCCGAGGCGACGGGCGACGCCATCTCGTTGATGTCCCCGAACGAACGGGGCAACCTCCGGGATATCGAGCGGCTGATCGGGTCGAAGATCCCCCAGGTGACGATCACCGGGTTCGAGAGCCGCGGAGAGGTTCAGGAAGAAGCGCCCCGAAGATCGTTCCGGCCCCGGAACTCAAACGGGGGCGGACCGAGCAAATGGCGGCGGCCGATCTTCCAGCGATAA
- a CDS encoding rhomboid family intramembrane serine protease, producing the protein MIPLHDDNPTETTPVAMIGIVAAATLVFFYQLTLGPQAGQRFVYQYGAIPGVIFGEASLPRGVTAVPAALSLITSMFLHGGFLHLIGNMLYLWIFGNNIEDAMGHVRFVFFYLICGVIAAMSHALADPASAAPMIGASGAISGVLGAYLLLYPRARVFVLIPLGFFFWRMYVPAGVVLIFWFVLQVISGTASVGGGGSAGGVAWFAHIGGFLAGMILIGFFKHPSVRFFNPPSRRSARSF; encoded by the coding sequence ATGATCCCGCTTCATGACGACAATCCGACCGAGACGACGCCCGTTGCGATGATCGGCATCGTTGCGGCCGCGACCCTGGTTTTTTTCTACCAGCTGACCCTGGGTCCGCAGGCCGGGCAGCGCTTCGTCTACCAATACGGGGCGATTCCGGGCGTGATCTTTGGAGAAGCGTCCCTGCCCCGCGGGGTGACGGCCGTGCCCGCCGCCCTGAGCCTGATCACCAGCATGTTCCTGCACGGGGGGTTCCTGCACCTGATCGGGAACATGCTCTATCTCTGGATCTTCGGAAACAACATCGAGGACGCGATGGGGCACGTCCGCTTCGTGTTTTTTTATCTGATCTGCGGGGTGATCGCGGCGATGAGCCACGCCCTGGCCGATCCCGCTTCGGCGGCGCCCATGATCGGCGCGAGCGGCGCCATATCGGGCGTGCTCGGCGCATATCTGTTGCTCTACCCGCGGGCCCGCGTCTTCGTCCTGATCCCGTTGGGATTCTTCTTCTGGCGGATGTACGTGCCGGCCGGCGTCGTGCTGATTTTCTGGTTCGTCCTTCAGGTGATCAGCGGCACGGCCTCGGTCGGCGGCGGGGGCTCCGCCGGCGGCGTCGCCTGGTTCGCGCACATCGGGGGATTCCTGGCCGGGATGATCCTGATCGGGTTCTTCAAACATCCTTCGGTGCGGTTTTTCAATCCCCCGTCCCGTCGGTCCGCCCGGTCTTTTTAG